The window CTTCCATATCTTAGAATGAAAGATCTTCCATGGTTCCAGACAGAAGAACCAAGATCTGGGGATAAGTTACAGAGAGGTACGATGAAGTCACTGAAGTCTTCCTCAGGGATCATATTCAACGCCATTGAAGATCTTGAACCAGATCAGCTTGACCAATCGCTTAAAGAATTCCCAGTTCCACTCTTCTGTATTGGACCCTTTCATAGATACATTTCAGCTTCATCTACCAGCTTACTTACACAAGACATGACCTGTCTCTCCTGGTTAGACACGCAAGAACCCAACTCCGTGATCTACGCAAGTCTTGGAAGCATTGTCTCCATCGATGAATCTGAATTCTTGGAGATCGCTTGGGGTCTAAGAAACAGCAACCAGCCTTTTCTATGGGTGGTTAGACCCGGTTCAATCCACGGCAAGGAATTGATAGAGATTCTTCCTAAAGGGTTCATCGAAAGTCTCCAAGGTCGGGGTAAAATAGTGAAATGGGCACCTCAGCCCGAAATTTTAGCTCACCGTGCAACAGGCGGATTCTTAACacattgtggatggaactcaacACTTGAGGCCATATGTGAAGCTATACCATTGATTTGCAAACCTTCTTTTGGGGACCAGAGAGTGAATGCTAGATACATTACCGATGTTTGGAAGATCGGATTGCATTTGGAGAACAAGATAGAGAGACTAGAGATCGAAAACGCGGTTAGAACACTAATGACAAGCTCAGAAGCAGAAGAGATCCGCAAGAAAATCTTGCTAATGAAGGAAACTGCTGAACAATGCCTTAAGCTTCAAGGTTCATCGTTTCGGAATCTCGAAAAGTTAATTGCTTATATATTGTCTTTCTAATTCGGTGTTCTTCTCCGATCCACATCCAAATTTGTTTTCCCTTGATTTTAATCTGCATTCCCAAAATAAAGACACATTTGAATCGTTTATATATCATTCCAAATTGAAAGAGATAAtggaaaccctaatttgtttAACCCCTAACTAATCtttgcaaaacaaaacaggGGTGGTTAAACCCCTAACTCaagtaaaaccctaatttgttttAACTTCAGAATTTATTTGCCAAACTAGGAAACTACAATCGATTGGGCCATAATTACGAGAAGCTTACCCGCTTTTTTTCTAACCCATTAGCGTcgtaatcttttaaaatgtaaacTCGCAATTAATACAAATCGATTTAATTGCGAAAGTTAAGCAAACCCTAGGTTTGCTCtgtatcctcatcatcatcatcatcaaacatgAGCATGGCGCGTAATCTTCAGCAACACGCAAAGCGACTCATCGCTCACAGTAGCAGACCTCGATTCTTCTGCACCTACAGAAACGGAACCCTATCGGCGACGAACCAAACTCTGCAGAGTCGAATCGAAGCGGCTTTAGATCAGAAAGCAGCAATCACTACGGTGCTTGAGCAATGGCGACAGCAACAGGGGAATCAATTAAACCCTTCGTTGGTGAGAGGAGTCTTCGAGAAGCTCCACGATTCCAAAAGATATAGTCAAGCCCTAGAAGTATCAACCTGGATGGTCAATAACAAGATCTGCAATCACCTCCCTGAAGATTTCGCCGTTCGATTTCATCTTATCGAGAACGTTTTGGGattggaagaagcagagaagtTCTTTAAGAGCATCCCCGAGAATCTGAAAGGTGAATCTATCTACACTGCTCTGTTAAAGAGTTACGCAAAATCTGGTGAAAAATCTCTAAGTAAAGCCGAATTTACTTTCGAGAAGATGAGGAAGCTAGGTATGCTCTTGAGACCTTCACCATACAACTCGATGGTCTCACTATACAGCTCTCTCAGAAACCGAGTCAAGGTCGATGAGATTTTGCAAGAGATGAAGGAGAACAACATTGAGCTAGATAGTCTCACCGTGAACAACGCTTTGCGAGTATACGCTGCTGTTTCTGATGTTGCGACAATGGACAAGTTTCTAGCTGATTGGAATGAAACTACAACGCTTGAGTGGCTCACAACGCTTGACATGGCAAAGGCTTATCTGAGAGATGGTTCAAAGGGAAAGGCTAGAGATATGCTTCGTAGAACAGAGGAATTGAATGATCCAAAATCCTACGAGGGACTCATGAGGCTATATGGTGAAGCAGGAGAGATAAATGATGTGTACCGTATATGGGACCGGTACAAGAatacaagaaacaagaacaatgaGGGATTTCGAGCTTTGATTGGTTCCCTCTTGAAGCTTGATGATATCAAAGGAGCAGAGGAGATATACTACAATGAGTGGGAGTGCTCGGGTCTTGAGTTTGATCTCCGAGTACCAACTATGTTGGTCTCTGGCTATCGCGCAAAGGGGATGGTGAAGAAGGCAGATAACCTATTGTACAAGACTATGAAGAATAAAAGATTGATTAAACCGATTAATCCATTGATTGAGGACTGGATGAAAAATAGAAACCAAGTGAAGCCGTCCAGCTTGAGAGACCTTATCAAGAATCTGTGTGACTCAAATCAATTATCTAAAGCACTTGAGGTATCATCATTGTTGTGTGATAGAAagagttttaatatttttccagAAGATTATGTTACTAGGCTTCATCTGTGTGAGAAAGTGTTGGGtttggaagaagcagagaagtTTTTCGAAAGAAGCATCCCAGGGAACATGAAGGATTACTCTGTCTACAACACTCTCTTAACAGCGTACACAAGATCTGGCCAAAGACTAGAAAAAGCGGAAGGCGTTTTCGAGAAGATGAGAGAGCTAGGTTTCCTCTCAAAACTCTCCCCATACAACTCGATGATAACTCTCTATATTCAGCTTGGAAAACAAGGTAGGGCCAAGAATCTTCTACGggtgatgaaggagaagaacatAGAGCACGACGGTGTCACGATGAACAACGTTTTGAGGATGTACGCAGATGAAGGTGACATAGAGACAATGGAGAAGTATAAGAGAGAGTGGGTTAACGATGATGAGCAAACCAAGCTTGAAATGAGGACGACTGGTGAGATGGCAAAGGCTTACGAAAGAGCGGGGCTACTACTAAAGGCGATGGAGATAACTAGGAGTAAAAGAGAAGTGCAGCGTCTATGGAATGAGTACAGGAAGAAGGCAAAGGAAGAGGTTGAAAGAGATACGCTTCGCCCTTGGGtgaagagagaaaagattaaGAATGAAGAATATCGAAATGTGATCAGATCTCTGTTGAAGCTTGGCGATGTACAAGGAGCAGAAGCGATATATGGAGAATGGGAACCACAAGGACCCGAGTTCGATAACGGAATACCATGTTTGCTAATCTCTCGTTATTACGAGGAAGATGATAAAGCCAAGGCAAAGGAGGTAGAGTTTTCGAGTAGACAGAAGCGGAGGCGGATGCAGTTTAAGCTGTTCAAGGAAGACTTGATCAGTTACGCGGCAGGGGTTGTCGTGTCTACGGTTCCTGCGATCGTAGTATTGTATTTTCTACACCATCCCGACTACTTTTTTAAGTTCATCTTAAGTACCGTTCTGTTTGCATTGTTGAACTATTTAACAGCCTAATAttcttgtgtttcttttttctttttttttttggtttagaaatTTATACCTAATTAAAACCACAAAGTTTTGCTCGGTTTGAAACTTACTTTTGGTTAGGTTTGGATTCATTTggttttctaataatatttctATTCATTACTTTCGTCATTAAATTtgcttcttttgatttttttttttttatcttcaaatATTCAAACTCTAGATAATATAggctcaatatatatatatatatatatatatatatatttacattctGATTCCTTTCTCGTAATAATGCTATTTTTTAGAAAACCGGTTCCAtaaaaacaaaccaggactGGTTTTAATCCTTACCAGACCGTTGAATATAGCTTTGCTATATAAACCGATTAAATTGAAAAAGTTCAGAGCAGATTTTTTTATGAcaattactatattatttttctatcaaAATCAACATTACACTAATTTTATATATCACTAGCTCTCATGATAAAAACCTAATATAATATAAGTATAACCAATAATAtacactaaatatat is drawn from Camelina sativa cultivar DH55 chromosome 1, Cs, whole genome shotgun sequence and contains these coding sequences:
- the LOC104704356 gene encoding UDP-glycosyltransferase 76C2-like — its product is METRETKPVILLFTFPLQGHLNPMFQLADIFFNRGFSIIVIHTEFNSPNSSKFPHFTFVSIPDGLSEPESYLDVIEFIHNLLSQEPTAACVIVDAHWYFTDGLTEKFGIPRIVLRTVNLSAFVAFSKFHVLGEKGYLLLQESKADSPVPELPYLRMKDLPWFQTEEPRSGDKLQRGTMKSLKSSSGIIFNAIEDLEPDQLDQSLKEFPVPLFCIGPFHRYISASSTSLLTQDMTCLSWLDTQEPNSVIYASLGSIVSIDESEFLEIAWGLRNSNQPFLWVVRPGSIHGKELIEILPKGFIESLQGRGKIVKWAPQPEILAHRATGGFLTHCGWNSTLEAICEAIPLICKPSFGDQRVNARYITDVWKIGLHLENKIERLEIENAVRTLMTSSEAEEIRKKILLMKETAEQCLKLQGSSFRNLEKLIAYILSF
- the LOC104704362 gene encoding putative pentatricopeptide repeat-containing protein At1g28020; the encoded protein is MSMARNLQQHAKRLIAHSSRPRFFCTYRNGTLSATNQTLQSRIEAALDQKAAITTVLEQWRQQQGNQLNPSLVRGVFEKLHDSKRYSQALEVSTWMVNNKICNHLPEDFAVRFHLIENVLGLEEAEKFFKSIPENLKGESIYTALLKSYAKSGEKSLSKAEFTFEKMRKLGMLLRPSPYNSMVSLYSSLRNRVKVDEILQEMKENNIELDSLTVNNALRVYAAVSDVATMDKFLADWNETTTLEWLTTLDMAKAYRLMRLYGEAGEINDVYRIWDRYKNTRNKNNEGFRALIGSLLKLDDIKGAEEIYYNEWECSGLEFDLRVPTMLVSGYRAKGMVKKADNLLYKTMKNKRLIKPINPLIEDWMKNRNQVKPSSLRDLIKNLCDSNQLSKALEVSSLLCDRKSFNIFPEDYVTRLHLCEKVLGLEEAEKFFERSIPGNMKDYSVYNTLLTAYTRSGQRLEKAEGVFEKMRELGFLSKLSPYNSMITLYIQLGKQGRAKNLLRVMKEKNIEHDGVTMNNVLRMYADEGDIETMEKYKREWVNDDEQTKLEMRTTGEMAKAYERAGLLLKAMEITRSKREVQRLWNEYRKKAKEEVERDTLRPWVKREKIKNEEYRNVIRSLLKLGDVQGAEAIYGEWEPQGPEFDNGIPCLLISRYYEEDDKAKAKEVEFSSRQKRRRMQFKLFKEDLISYAAGVVVSTVPAIVVLYFLHHPDYFFKFILSTVLFALLNYLTA